The following are encoded together in the Gilvimarinus sp. DA14 genome:
- a CDS encoding efflux RND transporter periplasmic adaptor subunit has translation MNSITRALSAILLTACLPLGAYAQQGVTLDCRIEPFTQVEMSTAVEGVIAEVLVEKNDVVAAGDVLARLESGLEAATVDLRRVQAEVESDISSQQLALEFAERALKRVEDLYGQKVASFAELDKAKTEHALALQRLEQAKDRKRQAQLEHKRAQENLKRYTIVSPIDAVVTERYKEPGEHIDNEPILQLSQLNPLLVEVYAPANLFGKIHPGSRALVQPDIGPAQGYRVAVARVDRMIDGPSNTFGVRLEIANAEQSVPSGQRCSVTFPEV, from the coding sequence ATGAATTCCATTACCCGCGCTTTATCAGCCATTTTACTGACGGCTTGCCTGCCGCTTGGGGCATATGCCCAGCAGGGGGTGACGCTGGATTGTCGCATCGAACCCTTTACTCAGGTGGAAATGAGCACCGCCGTTGAAGGTGTGATTGCGGAAGTCTTGGTCGAGAAAAACGATGTCGTTGCCGCTGGCGATGTGCTGGCGCGGCTGGAGTCTGGGCTTGAAGCCGCTACGGTGGATTTACGCCGGGTACAGGCCGAGGTTGAAAGCGATATTTCCTCGCAGCAACTGGCGTTGGAGTTTGCCGAGCGTGCCCTCAAGCGCGTGGAGGATTTGTACGGCCAAAAGGTGGCCTCGTTTGCCGAGCTGGACAAGGCCAAAACCGAACACGCGCTGGCTTTGCAGCGGCTGGAGCAGGCCAAAGACCGCAAACGCCAGGCGCAATTGGAGCACAAGCGTGCCCAGGAAAATCTGAAGCGCTATACCATTGTTAGCCCTATCGATGCGGTAGTCACCGAGCGCTACAAAGAGCCGGGTGAACACATTGATAACGAGCCTATTTTGCAGTTGTCGCAGTTAAACCCCCTGCTGGTAGAGGTGTACGCACCGGCAAATCTGTTTGGAAAAATTCACCCGGGCAGCCGCGCCTTAGTACAGCCAGACATAGGCCCGGCGCAGGGGTATCGGGTTGCGGTGGCTCGTGTCGACCGCATGATCGATGGCCCCAGTAATACCTTTGGGGTCCGCCTGGAAATCGCCAATGCCGAGCAGAGCGTTCCTAGCGGCCAGCGCTGTAGCGTGACCTTTCCTGAGGTGTAA